One Natator depressus isolate rNatDep1 chromosome 3, rNatDep2.hap1, whole genome shotgun sequence DNA segment encodes these proteins:
- the TRIB2 gene encoding tribbles homolog 2 isoform X2, protein MHSFVRTCKKLKEEEAAKLFYQIASAVSHCHDGGLVLRDLKLRKFIFKDEERTRVKLESLEDAYILRGNDDSLSDKHGCPAYVSPEILNTNGSYSGKAADVWSLGVMLYTMLVGRYPFHDIEPSSLFSKIRRGQFNIPETLSPKAKCLIRSILRREPSERLTSQEILDHPWFSTDFNVSNSGYGAKEVSDQLVPDVNMEEDLDPFFN, encoded by the exons ATGCATTCTTTTGTTCGTACCTGCAAGAAGCTTAAAGAAGAAGAGGCAGCAAAACTGTTCTACCAAATAGCTTCTGCTGTTTCGCACTGTCATGATGGTGGACTGGTTTTGCGGGATCTCAAACTGCGAAAATTTATCTTTAAGGATGAAGAAAG GACTAGAGTAAAATTGGAGAGTCTAGAAGATGCATATATTTTACGAGGAAATGATGACTCTCTTTCTGATAAGCATGGATGCCCGGCCTATGTGAGTCCAGAGATCTTGAACACAAATGGCAGCTACTCTGGCAAGGCAGCAGATGTATGGAGTCTAGGTGTCATGCTTTACACAATGTTAGTTGGACGCTATCCTTTCCATGACATTGAGCCTAGTTCTCTCTTCAGCAAGATCCGTCGTGGGCAATTTAACATTCCAGAGACTCTCTCCCCCAAGGCAAAATGCCTTATACGTAGCATACTGCGCCGGGAGCCATCGGAACGGCTGACTTCACAGGAAATTCTGGACCATCCCTGGTTTTCTACAGATTTTAATGTCTCTAATTCAGGATATGGTGCTAAGGAAGTATCAGATCAGCTGGTGCCTGATGTCAACATGGAAGAAGATTTGGACCCATTCTTTAACTGA
- the TRIB2 gene encoding tribbles homolog 2 isoform X1, which yields MNIQRSTPITIARYGRPRNKNQDFEELSSIRSTEPSQSFSPNLGSPSPPETPNLSHCVSCIGKYLLLEPLEGDHVFRAVHLHSGEELVCKVFDIGCYQESLAPCFCLPAHNSINQITEIILGETKAYVFFERGYGDMHSFVRTCKKLKEEEAAKLFYQIASAVSHCHDGGLVLRDLKLRKFIFKDEERTRVKLESLEDAYILRGNDDSLSDKHGCPAYVSPEILNTNGSYSGKAADVWSLGVMLYTMLVGRYPFHDIEPSSLFSKIRRGQFNIPETLSPKAKCLIRSILRREPSERLTSQEILDHPWFSTDFNVSNSGYGAKEVSDQLVPDVNMEEDLDPFFN from the exons ATGAACATACAAAGGTCAACCCCTATCACAATAGCGCGATATGGGAGACCTCGGAATAAAAACCAGGATTTTGAAGAACTCTCGTCTATAAGATCTACCGAGCCAAGCCAGAGTTTTAGTCCAAACCTAGGCTCTCCGAGCCCGCCAGAGACTCCTAACTTGTCGCATTGCGTTTCTTGCATCGGGAAATACTTATTGTTGGAGCCTCTTGAGGGAGACCACGTTTTCCGAGCCGTGCATTTGCACAGTGGAGAGGAGCTGGTTTGCAAG GTATTTGACATTGGTTGCTACCAAGAGTCATTAGCGCCGTGTTTTTGTTTACCTGCACACAACAGTATCAACCAAATTACTGAAATAATTCTTGGGGAGACAAAAGCATACGTGTTCTTTGAAAGAGGCTATGGGGATATGCATTCTTTTGTTCGTACCTGCAAGAAGCTTAAAGAAGAAGAGGCAGCAAAACTGTTCTACCAAATAGCTTCTGCTGTTTCGCACTGTCATGATGGTGGACTGGTTTTGCGGGATCTCAAACTGCGAAAATTTATCTTTAAGGATGAAGAAAG GACTAGAGTAAAATTGGAGAGTCTAGAAGATGCATATATTTTACGAGGAAATGATGACTCTCTTTCTGATAAGCATGGATGCCCGGCCTATGTGAGTCCAGAGATCTTGAACACAAATGGCAGCTACTCTGGCAAGGCAGCAGATGTATGGAGTCTAGGTGTCATGCTTTACACAATGTTAGTTGGACGCTATCCTTTCCATGACATTGAGCCTAGTTCTCTCTTCAGCAAGATCCGTCGTGGGCAATTTAACATTCCAGAGACTCTCTCCCCCAAGGCAAAATGCCTTATACGTAGCATACTGCGCCGGGAGCCATCGGAACGGCTGACTTCACAGGAAATTCTGGACCATCCCTGGTTTTCTACAGATTTTAATGTCTCTAATTCAGGATATGGTGCTAAGGAAGTATCAGATCAGCTGGTGCCTGATGTCAACATGGAAGAAGATTTGGACCCATTCTTTAACTGA